A section of the Kluyveromyces lactis strain NRRL Y-1140 chromosome F complete sequence genome encodes:
- the INO2 gene encoding Ino2p (weakly similar to uniprot|P26798 Saccharomyces cerevisiae YDR123C INO2 Component of the heteromeric Ino2p/Ino4p basic helix-loop-helix transcription activator that binds inositol/choline-responsive elements (ICREs) required for derepression of phospholipid biosynthetic genes in response to inositol depletion), which produces MEAQSQGGLGSLLDMDLEGLDFETAYELINEKAELWDDSNDQFHMNLVDDSQFFNHMTVVPENASTGGDQHTNTDEEVDKVVNRDRAFQEEKDTKPAASQITHSVPSSRPQTPRNHISSPFGAFGEHSGNSHNEGLLSVNESHAIEHFLDSLLTTSPSKASNAALFSPKLAQNFMRNAEHLGADPHTYIFDHTELQTTISRHFQDKSTTKQGERLDTKIAIAASPSHEEKNNNVNSKDILKNDNGSKGKSTTIEPMILPIFESYEQYKPIDPKIPIVEVPEHVIPEDISSDAAELRRWKHVYLEKQRRNTFKREYDELIGMIRYPRPVWTEVHKNLPKSKEIISLDYKLPKKEGKRITKHTLLNYIVQDIQLLLLANEELEQLCK; this is translated from the coding sequence ATGGAAGCTCAAAGCCAAGGTGGCCTCGGTTCTCTGTTGGACATGGATTTGGAAGGTTTAGATTTCGAGACTGCCTATGAGTTAATTAATGAGAAAGCGGAACTATGGGATGATTCAAACGATCAATTTCATATGAATCTTGTAGATGATTCTCAGTTCTTCAACCATATGACTGTTGTTCCAGAGAATGCTTCGACAGGAGGGGATCAGCATACTAATACTGATGAGGAAGTTGACAAAGTAGTCAATAGAGATAGAGCtttccaagaagaaaaagacacAAAGCCAGCTGCATCACAAATCACCCATTCTGTTCCTAGTAGCAGACCGCAGACTCCCCGAAACCACATTTCATCACCTTTCGGGGCGTTTGGTGAACACTCTGGAAACTCACATAACGAAGGTTTGTTGAGTGTGAACGAGTCGCATGCAATTGAGCACTTTTTGGATAGTTTATTAACTACCTCACCGTCAAAGGCTTCTAATGCCGCCCTTTTCTCTCCGAAACTGGCTCAAAATTTTATGCGAAATGCGGAACATTTGGGAGCTGATCCTCATACCTATATTTTCGACCATACTGAACTACAAACCACAATATCCAGACATTTCCAGGATAAGTCAACCACTAAGCAGGGAGAAAGGCTGGACACAAAGATTGCCATTGCGGCATCCCCATCtcatgaagaaaaaaacaataatgTAAATTCCAAGGATATTCTAAAAAATGACAATGGTAGTAAAGGTAAATCTACTACGATAGAACCCATGATTCTTCCAATATTCGAATCATATGAACAGTACAAGCCAATTGATCCCAAAATTCCTATCGTTGAAGTTCCTGAACACGTCATTCCTGAAGATATCTCAAGCGATGCTGCAGAGCTGCGAAGGTGGAAACATGTCTATTtagagaaacaaagaagaaacactttcaaaagagaatacGATGAGTTGATCGGGATGATACGATATCCACGACCAGTTTGGACTGAAGTTCATAAGAATCTGCCgaaatcaaaagaaatcatctCCCTTGACTACAAACTCCCGAAGAAGGAAGGGAAAAGAATCACGAAACATACACTGTTAAATTATATCGTCCAGGACATCCAGCTGCTTTTACTGGCGAATGAGGAGCTTGAACAACTTTGTAAATGA
- the HRT3 gene encoding SCF ubiquitin ligase complex subunit HRT3 (similar to uniprot|Q12347 Saccharomyces cerevisiae YLR097C HRT3 Putative nuclear ubiquitin ligase based on computational analysis of large-scale protein-protein interaction data): MEEPIEAIALWELGYSKETAGAMTDAIKYYRKALRMNPDVEKLYRKKMHDEWRLNEEMKKLKLNSNVNIVDGSSETDPDGRKEETEGLSQTEDLVELPCWILDMLPDDILSMIIDMVVLSSADSWMNLSLTCKKFNLLCFHDSSPYRTFAEYIYKKQVYNENEMRLNGISDIQALAETVWGQNYRKMLKERPYIKFHGIYISVVNYLRHGSIPEGSSSLLNPIHMITYYRYFRFYPDGRCIRLLTTDEPNIVVPGFSLERCSERKDSDICSWSLSLDDGLDQLTIKRNRRKDGLEFNEILKISNRGHKKFSKLKWIASSATRQDGTTMQFSLSKEKPFHFSKAKSYRDC, from the coding sequence ATGGAGGAACCGATTGAAGCTATAGCACTATGGGAGTTGGGCTATTCGAAGGAAACTGCCGGTGCTATGACCGACGCGATCAAATATTACCGTAAAGCATTAAGGATGAATCCGGACGTTGAGAAACTATATAGAAAGAAGATGCATGATGAATGGCGGTTAAATGAAGAGATGAAAAAGCTTAAGCTCAATTCTAATGTCAATATTGTTGATGGTTCATCGGAAACTGATCCGGACGGCAGAAAAGAGGAAACTGAAGGACTTTCTCAAACTGAAGACCTTGTTGAACTTCCCTGCTGGATTTTGGATATGCTCCCTGACGATATATTATCCATGATTATAGACATGGTTGTGTTAAGCTCAGCAGACTCGTGGATGAACCTATCTTTGACTTGTAAAAAGTTTAATTTGCTATGCTTCCACGATTCCTCACCGTACCGGACTTTCGCGGAATACATCTATAAGAAGCAAGTATACAACGAAAATGAGATGAGGCTAAACGGTATATCAGATATACAAGCACTAGCAGAAACCGTATGGGGTCAAAATTATAGAAAGATGCTAAAGGAACGGCCGTATATCAAGTTCCATGGAATATATATCAGTGTGGTGAATTATTTGAGGCACGGATCGATCCCGGAAGGATCATCTTCGCTGTTGAACCCAATCCACATGATCACTTATTACAGGTACTTCAGATTCTATCCAGATGGAAGATGCATTAGATTATTGACTACTGACGAACCAAATATAGTGGTACCTGGTTTCTCTTTAGAAAGATGttctgaaagaaaagactCAGATATATGTTCGTGGTCCCTGTCATTAGACGACGGCCTTGATCAGTTGACAATCAAGAGGaatagaagaaaagatGGGCTTGAATTTAACGAGATCTTGAAAATCTCAAACAGAGGTCACAAGAAGTTCAGCAAGTTGAAATGGATTGCTTCTTCTGCAACGAGGCAAGACGGCACAACAATGCAGTTCTCATTGagcaaagaaaaaccaTTTCATTTCTCGAAGGCGAAGTCATACCGTGACTGCTAG
- the CHA4 gene encoding Cha4p (similar to uniprot|P43634 Saccharomyces cerevisiae YLR098C CHA4 Zinc-finger protein with Zn[2]-Cys[6] fungal-type binuclear cluster domain DNA-binding transcriptional activator or CHA1 and some similarities to YOR337W uniprot|P47988 Saccharomyces cerevisiae YOR337W TEA1 Mutants are defective in Ty1 Enhancer-mediated Activation Ty1 enhancer activator): MSTITDGKRKRKAHLACQNCRIKRRKCDMERPCSNCLKYGIECITVNNDKRTKRTTHEYVEKLEAEIDDLKRSIEKMKSETLEGTPSNTLPPRNPSWKPFLAEIRSPTPSSPNMQSTLTKNNQVVSSSIYSNDSLAITKIFSNDVNRDMTTSNLRTLSRSPVILPALSLFFKWLYPGHYTFIHRETFLSALFGEPSTKAYYCSKELVFAIAALGSKLADKNEELYKKSQEYYTLAKTKVLNKIFQLDGSTASYSSSSKLGIIQTLLCLAFYDIGNGENPLAWYESGLAFRMAHEIGLHLNPEAWDDVYDDKLSQIDIEVRSRIYWGCYIADHLIAVLFGRSNSLRVSNSTIPETDELPNIDTGIEDYQYDPTIVTSIAKPLKKIIVLSRITEVFAPKIFIHAGSLTERREYLTKFNSEVSNWRKNLPDEFALTKATLINFDYNPILAHVWYHYFVILLSYNKPFIDSLPESKQAIENAIEELYFLLRSFMRKFKTFQKSNIYMLYSSILAIQCIKTGSIKKDNLSIFLEFLGSPSLNYELAKKFYDNEMKMSKSSNINANTGLENTALLGSLSNGNEFAFEYNFDFTLLNEIDKLIGGDITMK; this comes from the coding sequence ATGTCAACGATAACTGATGGAAAAAGGAAGAGGAAAGCTCACCTAGCATGTCAGAATTGCAGAATAAAGAGGAGGAAGTGTGACATGGAGAGACCATGTTCCAATTGCTTGAAATATGGGATCGAATGTATCACTGTCAACAATGATAAACGGACTAAAAGAACAACTCATGAATACGTAGAGAAACTTGAGGCAGAgattgatgatttgaagaggAGCATCgagaagatgaagagcGAAACGTTAGAAGGGACGCCATCAAATACACTTCCACCAAGAAACCCATCATGGAAGCCCTTCCTTGCTGAGATTAGATCGCCTACTCCTTCATCACCAAATATGCAAAGTACATTGACCAAAAATAACCAAGTGGTTTCATCCAGTATCTATTCTAACGATTCTCTAGCCATCACAAAAATATTTTCCAACGATGTCAATCGAGATATGACTACCTCTAATCTCCGAACATTGTCCAGGTCGCCAGTGATACTACCTGCTTTATCGttgtttttcaaatggttATATCCTGGCCATTATACTTTCATTCATAGAGAAACCTTTCTAAGCGCCCTTTTCGGTGAGCCTTCTACAAAAGCATACTACTGTTCTAAAGAATTGGTGTTTGCAATTGCTGCTTTAGGAAGTAAGCTTGCCGATAAGAACGAAGAACTGTACAAGAAATCTCAAGAATATTACACACTGGCTAAAACAAAAGTATTAAATAAAATCTTCCAGCTAGATGGATCTACTGCGAGttattcatcatcttctaaaTTGGGTATCATCCAAACACTTTTATGCCTTGCCTTCTATGATATTGGAAATGGCGAGAATCCATTAGCATGGTATGAATCGGGGTTAGCCTTTAGAATGGCTCATGAGATTGGCTTACATTTGAACCCCGAAGCTTGGGATGACGTCTACGACGACAAATTGTCACAGATCGATATCGAGGTGAGAAGTAGAATATACTGGGGCTGTTACATTGCCGATCACTTGATTGCAGTATTGTTTGGTCgttcaaattctttgcGTGTGTCAAATTCGACAATTCCAGAAACTGATGAGCTACCAAATATTGATACTGGTATCGAAGATTACCAATACGATCCTACAATTGTAACTTCTATTGCCAAACCTTTAAAAAAGATTATTGTGCTATCAAGAATAACTGAGGTTTTCGCCCCGAAGATATTCATACATGCCGGTTCTTTAACGGAAAGAAGGGAATATCTAACAAAATTCAACAGTGAAGTTTCAAACTGGCGTAAGAATCTACCTGATGAGTTTGCTCTCACTAAGGCAACGCTAATCAACTTCGATTACAATCCTATTTTGGCTCATGTATGGTATCATTATTTTGTTATCCTTTTGTCCTACAACAAACCGTTTATTGATTCACTTCCTGAGAGTAAACAGGCGATAGAAAACGCAATTGAAGAGTTGTACTTTTTATTAAGATCGTTTATGAGaaaattcaaaacattCCAGAAAAGTAACATTTATATGCTGTATTCTTCGATTCTTGCAATTCAGTGCATAAAAACTGGTTCAATTAAGAAGGACAATCTTTCGATATTCTTGGAATTTCTAGGATCTCCGTCATTGAACTACGAGCTAGCCAAGAAATTTTACgataatgaaatgaaaatgtcaaaaaGTAGCAATATAAATGCTAATACTGGACTTGAAAACACTGCACTCTTGGGAAGTTTATCTAATGGTAATGAATTTGCCTTTGAAtataattttgattttacTTTATTGAATGAAATCGATAAATTAATCGGTGGTGACATAACAATGAAATAA
- the ICT1 gene encoding lysophosphatidic acid acyltransferase ICT1 (similar to uniprot|Q04623 Saccharomyces cerevisiae YDR125C ECM18 Protein of unknown function, similar to Rlp24p) — translation MTVRRSLALRLLRKGMSQPDELSLKRSGWKQWWNSLNYDAKGSLKHLQQNLMDQLQFDSGISVENSMLLGEINQWRISNPTAKAVGVPTLMIHGYAASSMTFFRNFEQLSLSLKDVYAVDLPGNGLSKELPLSVDSMQKPDRVEFNETVKGQYFRLQNPVDEEKYKKHLAHYEDYYVDALEKWRKENKLSKINLVGHSYGGYLTFKYSLKYPDNVHKLCLVSPLGVERSIFSIHNHLEPERDYEIQSEDPSKSNYSNKRNIPKLILQYQNKALRWMGPLGAKACWGYVNSSYGRVPSVPYREYVFQLVFGKGIMTDTSIRIFNQLFSRSLLAYDPIMDSLDKVKVSKLMLVYGEHDWMNKVAGRLAIEEFNSIRKSYDGTFDIVSRAGHNLVLDNPSEFNSKLVDFLRD, via the coding sequence ATGACAGTTCGCAGAAGCTTGGCATTGAGGCTGTTGAGGAAAGGAATGTCGCAACCAGACGAGCTCTCTTTGAAGCGTTCTGGCTGGAAACAGTGGTGGAATAGTTTAAATTACGATGCAAAGGGTAGTTTGAAGCATTTGCAACAGAATCTTATGGACCAATTGCAGTTTGATTCCGGGATATCTGTCGAAAATTCGATGCTATTGGGCGAGATCAACCAATGGCGGATCTCGAATCCTACGGCAAAAGCAGTGGGGGTACCTACTTTGATGATCCATGGGTATGCTGCATCGTCAATGACATTTTTCAGGAATTTCGAGCAGCTTTCGTTGTCCTTGAAAGATGTCTACGCTGTAGATTTGCCCGGGAACGGGTTGTCGAAAGAGTTACCTCTCTCAGTAGACTCTATGCAAAAACCTGACAGAGTAGAGTTCAACGAAACTGTGAAGGGTCAGTATTTCCGTTTGCAGAATCCGGTTGATGAAGAGAAATATAAGAAACATTTGGCTCATTATGAGGACTATTACGTCGATGCCTTGGAAAAATGgagaaaggaaaacaaattGTCCAAGATTAATTTGGTTGGCCACTCGTACGGTGGCTATCTAACTTTCAAATACTCTTTGAAATACCCAGATAACGTCCATAAACTATGTCTTGTGTCACCACTTGGTGTGGAAAGAAGCATATTTTCTATCCATAACCATTTGGAACCGGAAAGAGATTATGAAATACAATCCGAAGACCCTAGCAAATCGAACTACTCgaataaaagaaatatacCAAAACTTATCTTACAATACCAAAATAAAGCTCTAAGATGGATGGGTCCCCTGGGAGCCAAAGCTTGTTGGGGTTATGTGAATAGCTCTTATGGTAGAGTTCCAAGCGTCCCTTACAGGGAGTACGTGTTTCAATTGGTTTTCGGTAAGGGAATTATGACTGATACCTCTATCAGAATATTCAACCAACTATTCTCAAGAAGCCTGTTAGCATATGATCCGATCATGgattctttggataaagTTAAAGTGTCAAAATTGATGTTGGTTTATGGTGAACACGATTGGATGAATAAAGTCGCTGGAAGGCTGGCGATAGAGGAGTTCAATAGTATAAGAAAAAGCTACGATGGAACTTTCGATATCGTGAGTAGAGCTGGTCACAATTTGGTTTTGGATAACCCATCAGAGTTCAACTCCAAATTGGTCGACTTTCTAAGGGATTAA
- the MIM2 gene encoding Mim2p (some similarities with uniprot|Q3E798 Saccharomyces cerevisiae YLR099W-A Hypothetical ORF) produces MSELLAEELVHEDGRSVDSRQDLGTPMASDLLSTSASNDINGDSSNQGSASEYDSEEEYDSDVIDEYERQLSDAQREWERSLEQLWQAVTWIILPLAGKLLGRRTAGIIWRKVMNHLYS; encoded by the coding sequence ATGAGTGAACTTTTGGCTGAAGAATTGGTCCATGAAGACGGAAGATCGGTCGATAGCCGACAGGATTTAGGTACGCCAATGGCATCTGATTTGTTGTCCACATCGGCATCAAATGATATTAATGGAGACAGTAGCAACCAGGGCTCTGCTAGCGAGTATGATAGTGAAGAGGAGTACGATTCAGATGTAATTGATGAGTATGAGAGACAGCTTTCCGATGCTCAGCGAGAATGGGAACGTTCTTTAGAACAGCTATGGCAGGCGGTGACGTGGATTATACTACCGCTAGCGGGGAAACTTCTCGGCAGAAGAACCGCAGGCATAATATGGAGGAAGGTGATGAACCATTTATACTCTTGA
- a CDS encoding uncharacterized protein (conserved hypothetical protein), translating into MVSERCTQRIELLQHLLRVCNGEQWLFNSFELSIPQMRRYNMKCEVVQFSLEKLKIIYDMNNLTGSDKVNEKLLYQLNERLKIIFTKSGRSKSILDPHALTAALIDLLIRVCGVMTKSETRMIGVPILESIERLIDESFIKPYCQGLLNFSRGSSSPSSSSS; encoded by the coding sequence ATGGTGTCTGAAAGATGTACTCAGAGAATTGAACTCTTACAACATTTACTGCGAGTTTGTAATGGAGAACAATGGCTCTTCAACAGTTTCGAACTATCGATCCCTCAAATGAGGCGATACAATATGAAATGTGAAGTGGTACAATTCAGCTTAGAGAAACTTAAAATAATATATGATATGAACAATCTAACTGGGTCGGATAAAGTGAACGAGAAACTATTATATCAACTAAACGAGAGACTAAAGATAATATTCACCAAGAGCGGGCGTTCGAAATCAATACTAGACCCACACGCATTAACAGCAGCACTCATTGATCTGCTAATACGAGTCTGCGGAGTGATGACCAAAAGTGAGACTAGAATGATAGGAGTTCCTATTTTGGAGTCAATTGAGAGACTCATAGATGAAAGTTTCATCAAACCGTACTGTCAGGGCTTGcttaatttttcaagaggttcatcatcaccctcatcatcatcatcataa
- the SWF1 gene encoding palmitoyltransferase SWF1 (similar to uniprot|Q04629 Saccharomyces cerevisiae YDR126W SWF1 Spore Wall Formation) — protein sequence MFLLFLLFVVSQVGLLVFSPKFKDLILFRWYYQHIYYPLFTDYTRYRWKYWLVPGFYACILIFCVHLFYNKLNDTVNPYLYSLEKAFIPITIAFTSLTGVASVFVKPLGLQAGPQFQPDYIIFHPSAVCQTCKTIKVPRSKHCPICERCIPLHDHHCIWINNCVGYGNYEYFYSFLLSNCLLLTYASLRLLTLFRITAFKKDKFFLSLFLLTTAFSLIAIVFTYYQLKLVNDGMTNNEQDKWYLVQEYMRNGNLVKDMDGVLYYRSMSTDAQTAEPIFYSTNLYDHSKYHLINPAKILSHEEIINLYDRGSFLDNLKERIHLLD from the coding sequence ATGTTCCTGCtatttttgttgtttgtGGTGAGCCAGGTTGGCTTACTAGTATTCTCACCGAAATTTAAggatttgatcttgtttCGATGGTACTACCAGCACATCTACTACCCATTATTTACTGACTACACTCGTTATAGATGGAAGTACTGGTTGGTTCCTGGGTTCTATGCCTGCATCTTGATATTCTGTGTCCATCTTTTCTACAACAAGTTAAACGACACAGTCAATCCATATCTATATTCCCTTGAGAAAGCGTTTATCCCAATTACCATTGCATTTACATCATTGACAGGAGTAGCCTCCGTCTTTGTTAAACCTCTCGGGCTTCAGGCGGGCCCTCAATTTCAGCCTGATTACATCATATTCCATCCCTCTGCGGTTTGTCAAACGTGTAAAACCATCAAGGTACCGAGATCCAAACATTGCCCAATTTGTGAGCGATGCATTCCATTACATGATCACCATTGCATATGGATCAATAATTGTGTTGGGTATGGCAATTATGAGTACTTCTACTCGTTTCTATTGTCAAATTGTTTGTTATTAACCTACGCCTCTCTAAGATTGTTAACACTCTTCAGAATAACTGCATTCAAGAAAGACAAATTTTTCCTATCCTTATTCTTATTGACCACTGCATTCTCCCTAATTGCCATTGTATTCACCTACTATCAATTGAAGTTGGTAAACGACGGAATGACCAACAACGAGCAGGACAAATGGTATCTAGTACAAGAATACATGAGGAATGGGAATCTTGTGAAGGACATGGATGGTGTCCTGTATTACAGATCGATGAGCACTGATGCACAAACAGCAGAACCGATTTTTTACTCGACTAATTTGTACGACCATTCCAAATATCATCTCATAAACCCAGCTAAGATCCTCAGTCATGAAGAAATAATCAATCTTTATGACAGAGGGAGTTTTTTGgataatttgaaggaaaggaTTCATCTCCTCGattga